TCCGCCGACGAAGTCGATCTTCTCGCCCAGTCCGGCGATGGCAGCGATGTACTCGCCGAATCCGACCATGTAGAAGGCGGAGGCGAAGGCCAGCCCGAGCCAGTTGGCCCAGCCGGCGATCGAGCCGAACAGGGGGCCCAGTGCGTGGTTGACGTAGTAGTACGCGCCGCCCGATTTGGGCATCGCGGTCCCGAGTTCGCTGGCCGATAAGGCCGTGAGCAGGGCGATCCCACCGCCGACGAGGAAGGCGACGACGGCGAAGGATCCGGACAGCTGGATCGCGTCGCCCGGCAACACGAAGATGCCCGCGCCGATCATTGTCCCGACGCCGATGGTCAGCGCGGCCAGCGGCCCCAGGTCCTTGGCGAGTTCCTCGTCGCTCATCCATCCCCTCCGTCGGTCTCCTCGTCAGGGAGGACCACGACGGGCCGATCCGTCTCGGTGATCAGGTCCAGCGCCACGTCGCCGGTCAACAACTGGACCCACCGGCTCCCGCCCCGCGGCGTGAAGACGATAGCCGTCGCGTCGATCTCGTCGGCCACGTCGAAGATCGTCTCGGCCACGTCCGTGCCGTAGGCGATCTCGGTCTCGACGCCCTCGCCCAGTTCCTCGCGGACGACGGCGAAGATCTTCTCGGCCTCCTCCTCGCGCTGTTCGACGGAGGCCTTGTCGACAGCGCCGCCGGCCTTCTCGATCACGTGGACGGCGACGACGCGGTCGGCGTCTGCTCCGTACGAATCGAACGCTCGCGCGGTGGTCCGTGCGTCATCCCTGCTCGCGACCGGCAGGAGGACCCGATCGAAGAGGTCGGTCATCGTGGTCCGTCCGCGCGCCACCGTTCGGTCGGTCCGATTCCCCTTTCTCGTGACCGAATCCGTCCCATCATGTGCGGGACTGATAGTCGACCGACCTTAACTTCTCGGACATGCGGTCTCGACTGCGGGACCGGAGGAAGGGAAATTCTCTTGAGTAGCCCGCCGGAAGGGACTCCCAATGACGGGTGCTGGTGATCGACCGTGCGGGTAATCATCGTCGGCGCGGGGCAGGTCGGTTCGAGTATCGCGGCCAGCCTCGCGTCCGATCACGAC
This Halorientalis sp. IM1011 DNA region includes the following protein-coding sequences:
- a CDS encoding universal stress protein, producing the protein MTDLFDRVLLPVASRDDARTTARAFDSYGADADRVVAVHVIEKAGGAVDKASVEQREEEAEKIFAVVREELGEGVETEIAYGTDVAETIFDVADEIDATAIVFTPRGGSRWVQLLTGDVALDLITETDRPVVVLPDEETDGGDG